A genomic window from Streptomyces mirabilis includes:
- a CDS encoding NAD(P)/FAD-dependent oxidoreductase produces the protein MSDAIVVGAGPNGLAAAVALAKRGLKVTVLEAADEIGGGTRSSELTLPGLLHDHCSAVHPLGVGSPFLRTLGLERYGLDWAWPEVDLAHPLDGGRAGVLVRSVERTVRGLGADGPAWQRLFAPLADDFDALTEDVLRPVPHLPAHPVALARFGLRALQPATAVARRWRTEEARALFAGAAAHLMYPLTGPASSAVGLMLVGAAHRFGWPVARGGSRTITEALAALLAQLGGTIETGVRVDSLAELAPARIIMLDTAPGAAARICGDRLPGRVRRAYRSWRHGPAAFKVDLAVRDGIPWTHEACRRAGTVHLGGTLEEVVRTEAQTAAGRMPERPFVLVGQQYLADPDRSRGDIHPVWAYAHVPHGHPGDATEAVLRQIERFAPGVRERIVGLSARSSTELARYNANFVGGDIVAGANTARQVALRPRMSFDPYSTGIPGVYLCSAATPPGAGVHGMCGANAARSALRYLDR, from the coding sequence ATGAGTGACGCGATCGTGGTGGGGGCCGGCCCGAACGGGCTGGCCGCCGCCGTCGCCCTGGCCAAGCGGGGCCTGAAGGTGACCGTCCTGGAAGCCGCCGACGAGATCGGCGGCGGTACGAGGAGCAGCGAGCTGACCCTTCCCGGACTGCTGCACGACCATTGCTCCGCGGTCCACCCGCTGGGCGTGGGCTCGCCGTTCCTGCGGACCCTCGGCCTGGAGCGCTACGGCCTGGACTGGGCGTGGCCCGAGGTCGATCTGGCTCACCCGCTGGACGGTGGGCGGGCCGGGGTGCTGGTCCGGTCCGTGGAGCGGACCGTGCGAGGGCTCGGCGCGGACGGCCCTGCCTGGCAGCGGCTGTTCGCCCCGCTGGCCGACGACTTCGACGCGCTCACCGAGGACGTACTGCGCCCGGTGCCGCATCTGCCCGCCCACCCGGTGGCGCTGGCCCGGTTCGGGCTCAGGGCGCTCCAGCCCGCCACGGCGGTGGCCCGGCGCTGGCGCACCGAGGAAGCCAGGGCGCTGTTCGCGGGGGCGGCGGCGCATCTGATGTATCCGCTGACCGGGCCGGCCAGTTCCGCGGTCGGGCTGATGCTCGTCGGCGCCGCCCACCGCTTCGGCTGGCCCGTCGCCCGGGGAGGGTCGCGGACCATCACCGAGGCACTGGCCGCACTGCTCGCCCAGCTCGGCGGGACCATCGAGACGGGAGTGCGGGTGGACTCCCTGGCCGAACTGGCCCCCGCCCGGATCATCATGCTCGACACCGCGCCCGGAGCTGCGGCACGCATCTGCGGCGACCGGTTGCCCGGCCGGGTACGGCGGGCCTACCGCAGCTGGCGGCACGGCCCGGCGGCGTTCAAGGTCGACCTCGCCGTCCGGGACGGCATCCCGTGGACCCATGAGGCATGCCGCCGCGCCGGCACCGTGCACCTGGGCGGCACCCTGGAGGAGGTCGTTCGTACGGAAGCGCAGACCGCCGCCGGGCGGATGCCCGAGCGCCCGTTCGTCCTGGTCGGCCAGCAGTACCTCGCCGACCCCGACCGTTCCCGCGGCGACATTCACCCCGTCTGGGCGTACGCCCACGTCCCGCACGGCCACCCCGGTGACGCCACCGAGGCGGTGCTGCGTCAGATCGAGCGGTTCGCGCCGGGGGTCCGGGAGCGGATCGTGGGACTCTCGGCGCGCTCGTCCACCGAACTGGCCCGCTACAACGCGAACTTCGTCGGCGGCGACATCGTCGCCGGTGCCAACACCGCACGACAGGTCGCGCTGCGTCCCCGGATGTCCTTCGACCCCTACAGCACCGGCATCCCCGGCGTGTACCTGTGCTCGGCGGCCACCCCACCCGGTGCGGGGGTGCACGGCATGTGCGGTGCGAACGCGGCCCGCTCCGCACTGCGGTACCTGGACCGGTGA
- a CDS encoding PucR family transcriptional regulator, with protein MSGPAQRPDGAPDPVVLAAQVIQANRDEVIAGLVATTEAEIAQLEHDESLHGLLEASITENIVTALHVIINRIDPQTVDAPASAVSYARRLAQRDVPLSALLRAYRIGHAQSLDLVLGEAVRLGLPDPAGTVITLVSLTSAFLDRVCDQIGRVYEEERERWVGGRGVLRQYWVNQLLDNPRVDLRQAEAALDHRLSGSHLAVEGWLDGTTATIDHAAVFDRLTSLLYTVLHARGRPLLVHTDEADARIWLAVRPGCPVDPDVVAAELGDAALPVRVALGIVRPGLDGFRRSTRAAARAKALALSAGAGAPKVVAFTRVAPIALLADEPRELADFVFDTLGDLAVDDRRRELLRETLRVFLATNRSYAATADQLMVHRNTVHYRVQRAVDHYHLDLEANAFDLHFALTICRWHGSKVLRRK; from the coding sequence GTGAGCGGTCCTGCGCAGCGGCCGGACGGGGCACCGGATCCGGTCGTTCTCGCGGCCCAGGTGATACAGGCCAACCGGGACGAGGTCATCGCCGGGCTGGTCGCCACGACCGAGGCGGAGATCGCCCAGCTGGAACACGACGAATCGCTGCACGGACTTCTGGAAGCCAGCATCACCGAGAACATCGTCACCGCCCTGCACGTCATCATCAACCGCATCGACCCGCAGACCGTCGACGCGCCGGCCTCGGCCGTCTCCTACGCACGCAGGCTCGCCCAGCGCGACGTTCCGCTCTCGGCCTTGCTGCGCGCCTACCGGATCGGCCATGCGCAGAGCCTGGACCTGGTCCTCGGCGAGGCAGTCCGACTGGGGCTGCCGGACCCGGCCGGCACGGTCATCACCCTGGTCAGCCTCACCTCGGCTTTTCTGGACCGGGTCTGCGACCAGATCGGCCGTGTCTACGAGGAGGAGCGCGAACGCTGGGTGGGCGGCCGAGGCGTGCTGCGCCAGTACTGGGTCAACCAGCTCCTCGACAACCCCCGGGTCGATCTGCGGCAGGCCGAGGCCGCCCTCGACCACCGGTTGTCCGGCAGCCATCTGGCCGTCGAGGGCTGGCTCGACGGCACGACGGCGACCATCGACCACGCCGCCGTCTTCGACCGGCTGACCTCGCTGCTGTACACCGTCCTGCATGCACGCGGCCGGCCCCTGCTGGTCCACACGGACGAGGCGGACGCCCGGATCTGGCTCGCCGTCAGGCCTGGCTGCCCGGTGGACCCCGACGTCGTCGCCGCCGAACTGGGCGACGCCGCGCTACCGGTACGCGTCGCCCTCGGCATCGTCCGTCCGGGCCTCGACGGCTTCCGCCGCAGCACCCGCGCCGCCGCCCGCGCCAAGGCCCTCGCCCTCTCCGCGGGGGCCGGCGCACCCAAAGTGGTGGCCTTCACCCGCGTCGCCCCCATAGCTCTCCTGGCCGACGAGCCCCGCGAACTGGCCGACTTCGTCTTCGACACTCTCGGCGACCTCGCCGTGGACGACCGCCGCCGCGAACTCCTCCGCGAGACGCTCCGGGTCTTCCTCGCCACCAACCGCAGCTACGCCGCCACCGCGGACCAGCTGATGGTCCACCGCAACACCGTCCACTACCGCGTCCAGCGCGCCGTCGACCACTACCACCTCGACCTCGAGGCCAACGCCTTCGACCTCCACTTCGCTCTCACGATCTGCCGCTGGCACGGGTCGAAGGTCCTGCGCCGCAAGTGA
- a CDS encoding ABC transporter permease — protein MTGLLLAPMIVPAVVMALAFYQFFISLGMVGTVLPIGLAHAVIAVPYAFLTVRASLAGLNPALVRSASSLGAGAFSVMRFVYLPVIRPGLVAGALFAFSVSIDETVIALFLQSPDATTLPVKMFTDIQYNLTPKIAVSSAMLVTVATLGLLVQVCLTIRRRSVARLLPLTAPEQTG, from the coding sequence GTGACGGGCCTGCTGCTCGCACCCATGATCGTGCCTGCGGTGGTGATGGCACTGGCGTTCTACCAGTTCTTCATCTCCCTGGGCATGGTGGGGACGGTCCTGCCGATCGGTCTCGCCCATGCCGTGATCGCGGTGCCGTACGCCTTCCTCACCGTGCGGGCCAGCCTCGCCGGGCTGAATCCGGCGCTCGTCCGCTCGGCGAGCAGCCTGGGCGCGGGAGCCTTCTCCGTCATGCGGTTCGTCTATCTGCCGGTCATCCGGCCGGGGCTGGTCGCGGGGGCCCTGTTCGCCTTCTCCGTGTCCATCGACGAGACGGTGATCGCGCTGTTCCTGCAGTCCCCGGACGCGACGACGCTGCCGGTGAAGATGTTCACCGACATTCAGTACAACCTGACCCCGAAGATCGCCGTGTCATCGGCGATGCTCGTCACCGTCGCCACACTCGGTCTGCTCGTCCAGGTCTGCCTCACCATCCGCCGCCGCTCCGTCGCACGGCTGCTCCCCTTGACCGCTCCCGAACAGACAGGGTGA
- a CDS encoding extracellular solute-binding protein: MNEQSHRNTSRRSILRAAGASALAAPLAGSLLTACSTKSTPSAKPNTTVTVTSYGGSYNDQLTKTLLKPFEKKTGVRPSLLANTSLAGLKAQVQSGDVQWDIVELTAPEYLQAVDEGLLEKLDYGVISDKGLPSYAKADYGIKYLSFLFVMAWDQKHIPDAQAPKNWEQFLDPGRYKGKRSVYAQLSDSSILEAARLAAGVPFDKIYPLDVDAALKYLAQQPGRDELIYHTANQEPIQQLTSGEVALSTSFNNRISAARKDGARLNFTARNSVVAGDYFVVPKGARNKEAAFRLLDFMSNDAAAGADFIQTTNLTLANTPALAKLPASVADSLPTSPKLADSILVRDDAWWAKNLKATEQRFKLWQAGS; this comes from the coding sequence ATGAACGAGCAGTCACACAGAAACACGAGCCGCCGGTCGATCCTCCGGGCGGCCGGAGCCTCCGCGCTTGCGGCACCCCTCGCGGGGAGTCTGCTCACCGCGTGCAGCACCAAGTCCACCCCTTCGGCCAAGCCGAACACCACCGTGACCGTCACTTCCTACGGCGGCTCGTACAACGACCAGCTGACGAAGACCCTGCTCAAGCCGTTCGAGAAGAAGACGGGTGTGCGCCCGTCGCTGCTGGCCAACACCAGCCTCGCCGGCCTCAAGGCCCAGGTGCAGTCCGGCGATGTCCAGTGGGACATCGTGGAGTTGACCGCACCGGAGTACCTCCAGGCGGTCGACGAGGGGCTGCTGGAGAAGCTCGACTACGGCGTCATCAGCGACAAGGGGCTGCCGTCCTACGCGAAGGCCGACTACGGCATCAAGTACCTGAGTTTCCTGTTCGTGATGGCCTGGGACCAGAAGCACATTCCCGACGCGCAGGCGCCCAAGAACTGGGAGCAGTTCCTCGACCCGGGGCGCTACAAGGGCAAGCGTTCCGTCTACGCGCAGTTGTCCGACAGCTCGATCCTGGAGGCTGCACGGCTCGCCGCGGGCGTCCCCTTCGACAAGATCTACCCACTCGACGTCGATGCCGCCCTGAAATACCTGGCGCAGCAACCCGGGCGCGACGAACTGATCTACCACACCGCCAACCAGGAGCCGATCCAACAGCTGACCTCGGGTGAGGTCGCACTCTCGACCAGCTTCAACAACCGGATCAGCGCCGCCCGCAAGGACGGGGCAAGGCTGAACTTCACCGCCAGGAACAGTGTCGTCGCGGGCGACTACTTCGTGGTCCCCAAGGGCGCCAGGAACAAGGAGGCGGCCTTCCGGCTTCTGGACTTCATGAGCAACGACGCCGCAGCCGGCGCCGACTTCATCCAGACCACGAACCTCACCCTGGCCAACACCCCGGCCCTCGCCAAGCTGCCTGCCTCGGTCGCCGACTCCCTGCCCACCAGCCCCAAGCTGGCAGACTCCATCCTGGTCCGCGACGACGCCTGGTGGGCCAAGAACCTCAAGGCGACCGAGCAGCGCTTCAAGCTGTGGCAGGCGGGCAGCTGA
- a CDS encoding ABC transporter permease has product MTSTVTPAAASASAGADTPRRRRRPRGTWLLLLAPALAFDAVLFLTPLGKLVAASTHDHAYQRVLKDPLVSRSLLNTFEISALSTLATVVLGYLLAMVIWRRGPLARVVLFALVLLPFWTGVLVKNFAWAVLLQDNGLVNTALQGLGLTDAPLALLHDRFAVVVGMVHYLLPYAVFPIFAALAAIDDRLELAARSLGAGEASVFRRIILPLTVPGVSAAGLLVFIISTGFFITPVVLGGPGDMMIANQIDFYARQLTDFAGASALALLLTAVVSVLVAVYQRILRAGGEYEAH; this is encoded by the coding sequence ATGACGTCCACCGTGACGCCTGCCGCGGCCTCCGCGTCCGCAGGCGCCGACACGCCGCGGCGGCGCAGGCGTCCGCGCGGCACCTGGTTGCTGCTTCTGGCGCCCGCACTCGCCTTCGACGCCGTACTCTTCCTGACGCCTCTCGGCAAACTCGTCGCGGCGAGCACCCACGACCACGCCTACCAGCGCGTGCTGAAGGACCCGCTGGTGTCCCGGTCGCTGCTCAACACCTTCGAGATCAGCGCGCTGTCCACGCTCGCCACGGTCGTACTCGGCTACCTGCTGGCCATGGTGATCTGGCGGCGTGGCCCGCTGGCGCGGGTCGTCCTCTTCGCTCTGGTGCTGCTGCCCTTCTGGACGGGCGTCCTGGTGAAGAACTTCGCGTGGGCGGTGCTCCTGCAGGACAACGGCCTGGTGAACACCGCGCTGCAGGGGCTCGGCCTCACCGACGCCCCGCTGGCCCTGCTCCACGACCGCTTCGCCGTCGTGGTCGGCATGGTGCACTATCTGCTGCCGTACGCCGTCTTCCCGATCTTCGCGGCGCTGGCCGCGATCGACGACCGGCTCGAACTCGCGGCCCGGTCACTGGGGGCGGGCGAGGCATCGGTCTTCCGGCGGATCATCCTGCCCCTGACAGTGCCAGGGGTCTCCGCCGCGGGTCTGCTGGTGTTCATCATCAGTACGGGGTTCTTCATCACGCCCGTCGTGCTCGGCGGCCCCGGTGACATGATGATCGCCAATCAGATCGACTTCTACGCACGCCAGTTGACCGACTTCGCCGGAGCGTCGGCGCTCGCGCTGCTGCTGACCGCCGTCGTCAGCGTACTCGTCGCCGTGTACCAGCGGATCCTTCGCGCAGGAGGCGAATATGAGGCTCACTAA
- a CDS encoding TOBE domain-containing protein: MRDGRIVQEGAPEDVYAHPSTDWVANFLGDTNLLPCTVLERGDGEAVVDLGAWGVGRVRDRGVKGDAYAVSVRPEHLRFVDVDRTENRGSGRLLSSTSLGATIRHRLHVGGRDVVMRELGTGSRATGDLDTEVTVGWSPEEAQLLVLEQ, from the coding sequence ATGCGCGACGGCAGGATCGTGCAGGAAGGCGCCCCCGAGGACGTGTACGCGCATCCCAGTACCGACTGGGTGGCCAACTTCCTCGGCGACACCAACCTGCTGCCCTGCACGGTGCTGGAGCGGGGGGACGGCGAGGCCGTCGTCGACCTCGGCGCCTGGGGAGTCGGCCGGGTAAGGGACCGCGGGGTGAAGGGCGACGCGTACGCGGTCTCCGTCCGCCCCGAGCATCTGCGTTTCGTCGACGTCGACCGCACCGAGAACCGCGGCTCCGGCCGGTTGCTGTCGTCCACCAGCCTCGGCGCCACGATCCGTCACCGACTGCACGTAGGCGGCCGGGACGTGGTCATGCGCGAGCTCGGCACGGGCTCGCGCGCGACCGGCGACCTCGACACCGAGGTGACGGTCGGTTGGTCACCGGAGGAGGCACAGCTGCTCGTACTGGAGCAGTGA